In Helicobacter bilis, a genomic segment contains:
- a CDS encoding HsdM family class I SAM-dependent methyltransferase yields MARNEVKTDSWVRDLLKVANIPFAEQGGGTKELDEAFKTASKALSGKAGYPDFCAVVKDFVFVFENKADIDKHCKLDSKNCIDLENADSVKNYAVNGAIHYGKHLAKHTNYKKIIAIAVSGNEKRHKITPYFINENGFVTKDLKDLEDFIVFNEYNIEEYYTKEILKEQTSQEKTTEQLLKDAKELHEDLRNYGNLRDTEKPIVVSGILLALEEIKYKNFDLERLNTDKQKSDGIKIYEAIADNLKRANVRPEVKKDKLLSQFSIIKDTPKINETNSTLGKTPLKHYTEFLYKRIYQNIKYTQTSEDILGLFYSEFMKYGGGDGQTLGIILTPKHICELFCDLVELKPNDVVFDPCCGTAGFLIAAMHNMLSQVTDETQRQHIKENQLFGIEEKPDMFCIATTNMIVRGDGKSNLENKDFLKQNPFELQKDIAASIGMMNPPYSQGSKANPNLYEIAFSEQLLDSLTKGAKAIVIIPQSAVTGKSKEEKAIKANILKKHTLEGVITCNKNTFYGVGTNPCIAIFTAWIPHHKDKICKFINYEDDGFEVQKHKGLVETIHAKDKKAHLLKVWRDEMEAESKFCVKTTIEAQDEWLHSFYYFNDEIPKYEDFDKTMADYLTFEFNMITHGRGYLFGLEGDDDR; encoded by the coding sequence ATGGCAAGAAATGAGGTAAAAACAGATTCTTGGGTGAGGGATTTATTAAAGGTTGCAAACATACCTTTTGCAGAGCAGGGAGGAGGAACTAAAGAGCTAGATGAAGCGTTTAAAACTGCTTCCAAAGCCCTTAGCGGTAAAGCAGGCTATCCAGACTTTTGTGCGGTGGTAAAAGACTTTGTATTTGTGTTTGAAAACAAAGCGGATATAGATAAGCATTGCAAACTAGATTCAAAAAATTGCATTGATTTAGAAAATGCAGATTCTGTGAAAAATTATGCCGTTAATGGTGCGATTCATTATGGCAAACACTTAGCCAAACACACAAATTATAAAAAGATTATTGCCATAGCTGTAAGTGGCAATGAAAAACGCCATAAAATCACGCCTTATTTCATCAATGAAAATGGCTTTGTAACTAAGGATTTAAAAGATTTAGAAGACTTTATTGTCTTTAATGAATATAATATTGAAGAATACTATACTAAAGAGATTCTAAAAGAACAAACTAGCCAAGAGAAAACAACAGAGCAACTTCTAAAAGATGCGAAAGAATTACACGAAGATTTACGCAACTATGGCAATTTACGCGATACTGAAAAGCCTATCGTAGTTTCTGGTATTTTACTTGCCCTAGAAGAGATAAAGTATAAAAACTTTGATTTAGAGCGACTAAATACAGATAAGCAAAAAAGCGATGGGATAAAAATCTATGAAGCCATAGCAGATAATTTAAAACGCGCAAATGTCCGCCCTGAAGTGAAAAAAGATAAATTATTAAGTCAATTCTCTATCATAAAAGATACACCAAAAATCAATGAAACTAACAGCACCTTAGGCAAAACACCGCTAAAACATTACACAGAATTTCTCTACAAACGCATTTATCAAAATATTAAATACACGCAAACAAGTGAGGATATTTTAGGATTATTTTATAGCGAATTTATGAAATATGGCGGTGGCGATGGACAGACTTTAGGCATTATACTAACCCCTAAGCATATTTGTGAGCTTTTTTGTGATTTAGTGGAGTTAAAACCTAATGATGTTGTATTTGATCCTTGTTGTGGAACGGCTGGATTTTTGATCGCTGCTATGCATAATATGCTTTCACAAGTTACAGATGAGACACAAAGGCAACATATCAAAGAAAATCAACTTTTTGGCATAGAAGAAAAGCCTGATATGTTTTGCATTGCCACGACTAATATGATTGTGCGTGGTGATGGTAAAAGTAATTTAGAAAATAAAGACTTTTTAAAGCAAAATCCCTTTGAGCTTCAAAAAGACATAGCCGCAAGCATTGGTATGATGAATCCGCCCTATTCTCAAGGCAGCAAAGCAAATCCAAATCTTTATGAAATCGCCTTTAGCGAACAGCTTTTAGATTCTCTCACTAAAGGTGCAAAAGCGATTGTGATAATCCCGCAAAGTGCCGTTACAGGAAAAAGCAAAGAAGAAAAGGCGATTAAAGCAAATATTTTAAAAAAGCATACCCTAGAAGGTGTCATCACTTGTAATAAAAATACCTTCTATGGTGTAGGCACAAACCCTTGTATAGCCATATTTACCGCGTGGATTCCACACCATAAAGACAAGATTTGTAAATTTATAAATTACGAAGATGATGGCTTTGAAGTACAAAAGCATAAAGGTTTAGTAGAAACCATACACGCTAAAGATAAAAAGGCACATTTGCTAAAAGTCTGGCGTGATGAAATGGAAGCAGAATCTAAATTTTGCGTGAAAACTACCATAGAAGCCCAAGATGAATGGCTACACAGCTTTTATTATTTTAATGATGAGATTCCAAAATACGAAGATTTTGATAAAACAATGGCGGATTATCTCACATTTGAATTTAATATGATAACGCACGGACGGGGATATTTATTTGGTTTAGAGGGAGATGATGATAGATAA
- a CDS encoding flagellar protein FlaG yields the protein MMETQGSSLSSLQHQIMAFISSGGFEQGRSNTPAKAHEEKQAANTYDDSQLREQMTELSRKLQEEMRKANTNIDFSYNDEIKALVVTVREATGRRVIREIPSPEAIELMMKMRDMVGNIFDERV from the coding sequence ATGATGGAGACACAAGGAAGTTCATTATCATCATTGCAACACCAAATTATGGCTTTTATAAGCAGTGGAGGATTTGAGCAAGGAAGATCAAATACTCCAGCAAAAGCACATGAAGAAAAGCAGGCGGCTAACACTTATGATGATTCCCAATTGCGAGAGCAAATGACGGAGTTATCGCGTAAATTGCAAGAAGAAATGCGTAAAGCAAATACAAATATTGACTTTTCTTACAACGATGAGATTAAAGCACTTGTAGTAACCGTGCGTGAAGCGACAGGACGGAGAGTTATACGAGAGATTCCATCGCCAGAAGCCATTGAGCTTATGATGAAAATGCGTGATATGGTCGGCAATATCTTTGATGAAAGGGTTTAG
- a CDS encoding sodium-dependent transporter: protein MTNFSKIGFIMATLGSSIGLGHIWRFPTMAGQNGGAAFILLFLIISVAVGVSMLIAEMLVGNRTQKNAQDAFYELDESDHKKWHWVGFTIIGGPVILTFYCIVLGWVVYYFGVVSFHLPTNIDDSKTLFGDLTQNFEAQIMSFANVMILTAYFVAKGVKSGIEKLNFTLMPLLFVIFFGLLIYAMTLDSFGKSVAFMFDPDFSKITPKVLIEAMGQVFFSLSLGIGIIVTYAAFTEKKQNLFSAAMWVLIPGIIISIVAGLMIFTFVFEYGTKDDVGAGAGLVFITLPVLFGKMGSVGSVICVLFMIGLGFAGLSSTISLLEPAVKWLEDKTGKNRVMLSWVVSLVVFLIGSVLILSLNEGHKELTIAGKSLFDWMDWLSANIIMTLGGLLATIFVGYAIKTEHLREWTSHYFTPVMFYFWLFAIRILAPLMVSAIFIYNIYHLLNPKSAEPVPEQQQIEQSIDSEAKE from the coding sequence ATGACAAACTTTTCTAAAATTGGCTTTATCATGGCGACACTTGGAAGCTCCATAGGCTTGGGGCATATTTGGCGTTTTCCTACTATGGCTGGGCAAAATGGCGGTGCTGCTTTTATCCTCTTATTTCTCATTATCTCTGTGGCGGTTGGTGTGTCTATGCTTATTGCTGAAATGCTTGTTGGGAATCGCACACAGAAAAACGCACAAGATGCCTTTTATGAGCTTGATGAAAGCGATCATAAAAAGTGGCATTGGGTTGGATTTACTATTATCGGTGGTCCCGTTATTCTTACCTTTTATTGTATTGTGCTTGGCTGGGTGGTGTATTATTTTGGTGTGGTAAGCTTTCATTTGCCTACAAATATAGATGATTCTAAAACATTATTTGGGGATCTCACTCAAAACTTTGAAGCACAAATTATGAGTTTTGCAAACGTTATGATTCTTACCGCATATTTTGTCGCAAAGGGTGTAAAAAGCGGGATTGAAAAGCTGAATTTCACGCTTATGCCTTTATTGTTCGTGATTTTCTTTGGTTTGCTTATCTATGCTATGACACTAGATTCATTTGGTAAGAGTGTAGCTTTTATGTTTGACCCTGATTTTAGCAAAATCACACCAAAAGTATTAATAGAAGCTATGGGGCAAGTCTTTTTCTCACTCTCTCTAGGTATTGGTATCATCGTTACTTACGCGGCTTTCACAGAGAAAAAGCAGAATCTTTTCAGTGCGGCTATGTGGGTGCTTATCCCCGGGATTATTATCTCTATTGTTGCAGGGCTTATGATATTTACTTTTGTGTTTGAGTATGGGACCAAAGATGATGTTGGTGCGGGGGCTGGACTCGTGTTTATCACACTGCCTGTTTTATTTGGAAAGATGGGATCAGTAGGTAGCGTGATTTGTGTGTTATTTATGATTGGATTAGGCTTTGCAGGGCTTTCAAGCACGATTTCATTGCTTGAACCAGCAGTAAAATGGCTTGAGGATAAAACGGGGAAAAATAGAGTTATGCTATCGTGGGTTGTTAGCCTTGTAGTGTTTTTAATCGGCTCTGTGCTTATTCTCTCGCTTAATGAAGGGCATAAGGAATTGACTATTGCTGGAAAAAGCTTATTTGACTGGATGGATTGGCTTAGTGCTAATATTATCATGACGCTTGGCGGACTTTTGGCGACAATCTTTGTGGGCTATGCGATTAAAACAGAGCATTTAAGAGAATGGACTAGCCATTACTTTACACCTGTTATGTTTTACTTTTGGCTTTTTGCGATTAGAATCTTAGCCCCACTCATGGTAAGTGCTATTTTTATTTATAATATTTATCATTTACTGAATCCAAAATCAGCTGAACCTGTGCCAGAACAACAGCAAATAGAGCAAAGCATAGATTCTGAAGCTAAAGAGTAG
- a CDS encoding AAA family ATPase, with the protein MAWLKEWLFTIILCIWALCVSITSYILIKENTTTIDFNTLVKTLQQEEVEQILVSDKHTYFYMADEKIYKILTTKLYGCLNARIVSKTDKDKMTNIKKTCGLYLSFIDNGLPVIAPKTSLIMKICYAIVVFLIGWVILYILYEEIEPKIWHKDSTNTDTNSYSNDDTTEMSLTLEPMKSSVRFRDVAGIKEAKDDLLEIIDYLKNPKKYQDLGIYLPKGVLLVGPPGVGKTMIAKAIAGESGVPFFYHSGSSFVQVYVGVGAQRVRELFARARACAPSIIFIDEIDAIGKARGADNHQEWESTLNELLTELDGFSDQSGVIVIGATNQVDVMDHALLRSGRFDRRIYVDLPDLNERTEILKVHLRNRAYTLDLHEVAKLCVGFSGANIASLVNEAAINALRHNRNAITMQDITDTSHKVLFGKRRQNALSKQEKQMLAIYNAAKGLSQYWLLPDFQKIMLIDTAIESQPQNNNYDYYTRDNLIAEIKIALSGNLALEVHNIGIATIAQHDIERAKLIAKKMCEDYGMGERLLTDYEDILEILESTKQEHKEFIIANKHYIERIATTLIEHEKITKEDIQKILNS; encoded by the coding sequence ATGGCGTGGTTAAAAGAATGGCTTTTTACAATTATTTTGTGTATCTGGGCGTTATGCGTTAGTATCACTAGCTATATTCTTATAAAAGAGAATACAACTACAATTGATTTTAACACACTAGTTAAGACATTACAACAAGAAGAAGTCGAGCAAATACTAGTCAGTGATAAACACACATATTTCTATATGGCAGATGAAAAGATTTATAAGATTCTAACGACAAAGCTATATGGCTGCTTAAATGCAAGAATTGTTTCTAAAACAGATAAAGACAAGATGACAAATATTAAAAAAACTTGCGGTCTTTATCTCTCTTTTATCGATAATGGACTACCTGTGATTGCCCCCAAAACTTCGCTTATAATGAAGATATGTTATGCAATAGTTGTATTTTTAATAGGCTGGGTTATACTCTACATACTTTATGAAGAGATTGAGCCAAAAATATGGCATAAAGATTCTACAAATACAGATACAAACTCATATAGCAATGATGATACAACTGAAATGTCGCTAACACTAGAGCCCATGAAAAGCTCGGTGAGATTCCGTGATGTCGCTGGGATTAAAGAAGCAAAAGATGATTTATTAGAAATCATTGATTATTTAAAGAATCCAAAAAAATATCAAGATTTAGGGATATATTTGCCAAAAGGGGTATTGCTTGTAGGACCGCCCGGTGTGGGTAAAACTATGATCGCAAAGGCTATTGCAGGGGAGAGTGGTGTGCCTTTTTTCTATCATAGCGGCTCATCTTTTGTGCAAGTGTATGTAGGAGTTGGCGCACAGAGAGTAAGAGAGCTATTTGCTAGGGCTAGGGCTTGTGCGCCCTCAATCATTTTCATCGATGAGATAGATGCTATCGGTAAAGCAAGGGGTGCGGATAATCATCAAGAATGGGAAAGCACTCTAAATGAGCTATTGACTGAACTTGATGGCTTTAGCGATCAAAGTGGCGTTATTGTCATCGGTGCGACCAATCAAGTTGATGTTATGGATCACGCGCTTTTGCGTAGTGGGCGATTTGATAGACGCATTTATGTTGATTTGCCCGATTTAAATGAACGCACGGAGATTCTAAAAGTGCATTTACGCAATCGTGCTTATACGCTTGATTTGCATGAAGTAGCAAAGCTTTGCGTGGGCTTTAGCGGGGCAAATATTGCATCGCTTGTAAATGAAGCCGCTATTAATGCCCTGCGTCATAATCGCAATGCAATCACCATGCAAGACATAACAGACACAAGCCATAAAGTCCTATTTGGGAAAAGGCGGCAAAATGCCCTAAGCAAACAAGAAAAGCAAATGCTTGCTATCTATAATGCCGCAAAAGGTTTATCGCAATATTGGCTTTTACCAGATTTTCAAAAAATCATGCTAATTGACACCGCAATAGAATCTCAACCGCAAAACAATAACTACGACTACTATACAAGGGATAATCTCATCGCAGAAATAAAAATCGCCCTAAGTGGTAATCTAGCCCTTGAAGTCCATAATATAGGCATTGCTACAATCGCACAACATGATATTGAGAGGGCAAAACTCATTGCAAAAAAAATGTGTGAAGATTATGGCATGGGTGAAAGATTGCTTACTGACTATGAAGATATTTTAGAGATTCTAGAATCTACAAAGCAAGAGCATAAAGAATTTATCATTGCAAACAAACATTATATCGAACGCATTGCCACTACACTCATAGAACACGAAAAAATCACAAAAGAAGATATACAGAAGATTCTAAATTCTTAG